GGGCTTTGCCAAGCCAATGGCCATAGTACTTCCTATGAATATTATGGAACTTGCAATCAGACCTTTGTCTCTGTGTATGCGACTTTTTGGTAATATCATTGGAGCCACAGTTATCATGGAGCTTATCAAGATGGTACTTCCGGCAGTTCTTCCGGTTCCATTCTGTCTTTATTTTGATATTTTCGACGGTCTTATTCAGGCATATGTATTTGTATTTTTAACATCACTCTATATTAACGAAGCAGTTGAGTGATGGTACCAAAATATAGCAATTCAAAAATGGAGGTAAAAAAATGGATTTAACAGCATTAGGAGCAGCAATTGCGGTATTTACAGGTATTGGAGCAGGCATTGGTATCGGCGTTGCAACTGCAAAGGCAACAGACGCAGTAGCAAGACAGCCGGAAGCTAATGGTAAGATCATGACACTTCTTATTACAGGTTGTGCGCTTGCAGAGGCTACAGCTATTTATGGCTTTATTGTAGCTATCATGATCTTGTTTACTTAATCAGGCACGAGAGGGAAGGGTACTAAGGTGTTAGAATTTAGTTTTGTAAACATTATATGTGTAATAGTAAATATACTTATTCTCTACCTGATTTTCAAAAAGTTCCTTTTTGGAAGAGTAGACAAGGTTCTTATGCAGCGCAAAGAAGAAATTGATGAGGCCACTAAGGCTGCTGATCTTGCAACTAAAAAGGCTCTTGAGACAAAAAAAGAGTACGAGGACAAGATTGCTCTTGCTGATGAGGAAAAGGAACAGATCCTGGCCGATATCAAAAAGCAGGGCTATGACGAGTATGATCGTATTGTCAATGATGCCAAGAAAAAAGGTGAGAAGATCATTACAGAAGCCAAGCATAATGCTGAGGTAGAGAATGAGAGAGCTAAGGAAGTGTATGCTGCCCAGCTCACAGATATGGTTATTGATGCTGCTTCCAAGATTGCAGCGACCAAACATAGTACACAAGACGATAGAGAACTGTATGATAAATTTATAAATGAGGCTTGAGCAGATAATGAGTGAAAAACTATTAGCGAAACTGCGATATGCCAGCACTTCTCCGACTCCGGAGCAGGTCAATGGAATAAAGGCCATGCTCTGCAAGAAGTTTAATGTCGATGACATTGAGCTTGAGCTCAGTGAAGATAAGTCTATTGGTGGTGGCTTTATTGTATCCTGCAAAAACTATGAGTATGACTGGTCTGATGCAGGAAGAGCCAAACAGCTGCGCGCAGAAATTAATAATCTCAGACGTGAACATGGTGGCAATGATGCCGGCAAGATTATTTCTATGCTCAGTGATAAGGTTGAGAATTTTGACCTTGCAGTTGAGGATAAGGAAGTCGGCAGTGTTGTCTGGGTAGGTGATGGAATTGCCAATATTGATGGCATTGAGCACGCCTTCTACGGAGAGATAATAGAATTTGAAGATGGAACCAAGGGAATGGCCCAGGATATCAGAGATGATCATATTGGGTGTATTCTGTTTGGTAATGATGCAGGAATCAGACAGGGAACCAGAGCTGTCAGAACATATAAAGAGGCTGGTATTCCTGTTGGAGAAGCTTTCATAGGAAGAGTAATTGATGCTCTTGGTGCTCCTATTGACGGGCAGGGTGATATTAAGGAATCCGGATACAGACCTGTAGAAGGACCAGCTCCAGGTATTATTGACAGACAGTCTGTTAATGAACCTATGGAAACAGGCATTTTGTCAATTGATACAATGTTCCCCATTGGACGAGGCCAGAGAGAGCTTATCATTGGCGACAGACAGACAGGTAAAACATCTATAGCTCTTGATACTATCATCAATCAAAAGGGCAAGGATGTAATCTGCATTTATGTAGCTGTAGGCCAGAAGGCATCAACCGTAGCCAAGATCATTCAGATACTTAAAAAGACAGGAGCTATGGATTATACAATTGTAGTTAGTTCTACAGCATCAGATTCAGCTCCGCTGCAGTACATAGCCCCGTATTCAGGAACTGCGATGGCCGAGTACTTCATGCATGAGGGCAAGGACGTGCTTATAGTTTACGACGATCTTTCCAAGCATGCTGTAGCTTACAGAGCGCTTTCTCTTTTGCTTGAGAGATCACCAGGTCGTGAGGCATATCCAGGAGATGTATTCTACCTTCATTCAAGACTGCTTGAGAGATCAAGTAAACTCTCTTCAGAGCTTGGAGGAGGCTCGATAACAGCGCTTCCTATCATAGAAACTCTTGCCGGAGATGTATCAGCATATATTCCTACAAATGTAATATCAATTACTGACGGACAGATATTCCTTGAAAGTGACCTTTTCTTTGAAGGAATGAGACCTGCCGTTAATGTTGGTCTGTCTGTTTCCCGTGTAGGTAGTGCTGCTCAGACTAAAGCTATGAAGAAGGCTGCAGGCAGTATAAGGGTTGATCTTGCCCAGTACAGAGAAATGGCTGTGTTTACCCAGTTCAGTTCTGATCTTGATGAGACAACCAAGAATCAGTTGGCTCACGGTAATGTATTGATGGAACTTCTCAAGCAGCCACTGGAGCATCCGCTCGCTATGCATGAGCAGGTTATTATCCTTGTTGCAGTTGGTGCTAAGCGACTTGATATGATACCTGTCAAAAAGGTCAGAGATTACAAGGAAAGACTTCTCGAGTATTTTAATACCGAGCAGGGAGAAATCTGTCAGGAACTTGAGAAAAGCGGAGATTTATCTGACCAGCTTAAGCATAAGATCATTGAAGCTGTCGATGCTTTTAACGATATCGAGAATAAAAAACTTAAAGAAGAAGTAGAAGAAATTCAGAAAAATAATCACTGAACTATTGGTGTGAATGACAAGTCATAAACAGAGGTTTGATAATTGGCAAATATCAAGGAAATTCGTGACCGCATAAATAGCGTTAACGATACTAGAAAAATTACAAATGCCATGTATCTTATTTCTTCCACTAAGCTTCGAAAAGCCAAGAAAATGCTGGATGAAACAGAACCATTTTTCTTTGCTACGCAGGCTATGATCTCGAGAGTTGTACGTCACCTTCCGGAGGGAGTTGAAAACGTATTTCTGGAATCAAGGTCTGAAATTCCGGAGCAGGACAGAAGAAGAGGCTATATCGTTTTTACAGATGATAAGGGCCTTGCCGGTGCCTATAATCATAATGTGATCAAGCTGGCAGAGGAACATATTCTTAATGATGGCGATAAATGGAAATTATTTGTTATCGGAGAAGTTGGACGATATCACTTTTTATCCAAGAACATGGATGTAGAAGAATCGTTTATGTTCACCTCCCAGAATCCTACTCTTCACAGAGCAAGGAAAATAGCAGCAGAGATTCTTGATTACTACACACGCAGAGAGATAGATGAGTTTTATTGCATCTATACAACTGTTCACAGTAATGTCTGTGAGACAAGATTTGAGAAGCTGTTACCACTTGATATCATTACGAACATTCGAAAAGAGAAGCCGGCTATAGGAACGATGCTTGAAGAATTTCTGATGGAACCGAGTCCTTCAGCTATCTTGGATAATATTGTTCCAAACTATGTAACGGGTTATATCTACGGAGCTTTGGTTGAAGCGTTTTGCTCGGTGCAGAGTTCCAGAATGATGGCGATGGATTCGGCCAACAAGAATGCTGCCAAGATGTTGGATGCTCTTCAGAGAACCTATAACAGACAGAGACAGGCTATGATCACTCAGGAAATTACTGAGGTGGCAAGTGGAGCTAAGGCACTCAAAAGAGCTAAATTGGCCAAGATGCAGAAAAGCAAAAAGAAGCAAATGCACGGCCAGGATGCAAAGATGATTGATGAAACAAGAAGATGAGGGAAAAGCCTTGAGTAATGGCAGAATTTTGCAGGTTATGGGACCTGTAGTAGATGTAAAATTTGATGATGGCGAGCTTCCATATATAACTGATGCTATGGAAGTGTATGTTGAGGACCAGAAACGAGTAATGGAGGTTTCTCAGCATATAGGAGAGGATGTTGTCAGATGCATTATGCTGTCTCCAAGTGAAGGACTTTGCAAGGATATGGTAGTTTATCCTACTGGAAGCCCTATAAGTGTTCCGGTTGGAGAACAGGTTCTCGGAAGACTGTTTAATGTTCTTGGTGATGCAATTGACAACAAAGGCGAGGTTAAATGCGAAGAAAAGTGGCAGATCCACAGAGAAC
The sequence above is a segment of the Butyrivibrio proteoclasticus B316 genome. Coding sequences within it:
- the atpE gene encoding ATP synthase F0 subunit C is translated as MDLTALGAAIAVFTGIGAGIGIGVATAKATDAVARQPEANGKIMTLLITGCALAEATAIYGFIVAIMILFT
- a CDS encoding ATP synthase F0 subunit B is translated as MLEFSFVNIICVIVNILILYLIFKKFLFGRVDKVLMQRKEEIDEATKAADLATKKALETKKEYEDKIALADEEKEQILADIKKQGYDEYDRIVNDAKKKGEKIITEAKHNAEVENERAKEVYAAQLTDMVIDAASKIAATKHSTQDDRELYDKFINEA
- the atpA gene encoding F0F1 ATP synthase subunit alpha, whose protein sequence is MSEKLLAKLRYASTSPTPEQVNGIKAMLCKKFNVDDIELELSEDKSIGGGFIVSCKNYEYDWSDAGRAKQLRAEINNLRREHGGNDAGKIISMLSDKVENFDLAVEDKEVGSVVWVGDGIANIDGIEHAFYGEIIEFEDGTKGMAQDIRDDHIGCILFGNDAGIRQGTRAVRTYKEAGIPVGEAFIGRVIDALGAPIDGQGDIKESGYRPVEGPAPGIIDRQSVNEPMETGILSIDTMFPIGRGQRELIIGDRQTGKTSIALDTIINQKGKDVICIYVAVGQKASTVAKIIQILKKTGAMDYTIVVSSTASDSAPLQYIAPYSGTAMAEYFMHEGKDVLIVYDDLSKHAVAYRALSLLLERSPGREAYPGDVFYLHSRLLERSSKLSSELGGGSITALPIIETLAGDVSAYIPTNVISITDGQIFLESDLFFEGMRPAVNVGLSVSRVGSAAQTKAMKKAAGSIRVDLAQYREMAVFTQFSSDLDETTKNQLAHGNVLMELLKQPLEHPLAMHEQVIILVAVGAKRLDMIPVKKVRDYKERLLEYFNTEQGEICQELEKSGDLSDQLKHKIIEAVDAFNDIENKKLKEEVEEIQKNNH
- the atpG gene encoding ATP synthase F1 subunit gamma encodes the protein MANIKEIRDRINSVNDTRKITNAMYLISSTKLRKAKKMLDETEPFFFATQAMISRVVRHLPEGVENVFLESRSEIPEQDRRRGYIVFTDDKGLAGAYNHNVIKLAEEHILNDGDKWKLFVIGEVGRYHFLSKNMDVEESFMFTSQNPTLHRARKIAAEILDYYTRREIDEFYCIYTTVHSNVCETRFEKLLPLDIITNIRKEKPAIGTMLEEFLMEPSPSAILDNIVPNYVTGYIYGALVEAFCSVQSSRMMAMDSANKNAAKMLDALQRTYNRQRQAMITQEITEVASGAKALKRAKLAKMQKSKKKQMHGQDAKMIDETRR